The following proteins are encoded in a genomic region of Strix aluco isolate bStrAlu1 chromosome 23, bStrAlu1.hap1, whole genome shotgun sequence:
- the TIRAP gene encoding toll/interleukin-1 receptor domain-containing adapter protein isoform X2: MLSLLWCLTPASQESFHTGDQRLSSALPAMAGWFRRLLHKPKHSSAESSLNAGRSASSSPSSSSSSAMSSNSSSETSLARSVRLSPVSLSVINASGSARWAKSYDVCICHSEADLELVEELVSYLEGQPESFRCFLQLRDATPGSAVVTELCDAVQNSHCWVMLITPGFLRDPWCKYQMHQALAEAPMTNGRTIPVLKDVDRKDYPKELRNLYYIYMALKENSFRQIRDTIMRYLQELCRSSTSWTE; this comes from the exons ATGCTTTCCCTGCTCTGGTGTCTGACTCCTGCATCCCAG GAGAGCTTTCACACTGGCGATCAGAGGCTGAGCAGCGCGCTGCCCGCTATGGCCG GCTGGTTTAGGCGGCTCCTACACAAGCCCAAGCACAGCTCGGCGGAGAGCAGCCTCAACGCTGGCCGCTCTGCTTCATCCTCgccttcatcttcctcatcctctgCCATGAGCTCCAACTCCTCTTCCGAGACGAGCCTGGCCAGGTCCGTTCGCCTGTCACCGGTCTCATTGTCGGTCATTAATGCCTCGGGCAGCGCCCGGTGGGCCAAGAGCTACGACGTCTGCATCTGCCACAGCGAGGCCGACCTGGAGCTGGTGGAGGAGCTGGTGTCCTACCTGGAGGGTCAACCCGAAAGCTTCCGTTGCTTCCTCCAACTGCGGGACGCGACGCCGGGAAGCGCGGTGGTGACGGAACTGTGCGACGCCGTGcagaacagccactgctgggTCATGCTCATCACCCCCGGCTTCCTCCGGGATCCTTGGTGCAAGTACCAGATGCATCAAGCATTGGCTGAAGCTCCCATGACCAACGGACGCACCATCCCGGTGTTGAAGGATGTGGATCGGAAGGATTATCCCAAGGAGCTGCGAAACCTCTACTACATCTACATGGCGCTGAAGGAGAACAGCTTCCGGCAGATCAGAGACACCATCATGCGCT acCTCCAGGAGCTGTGCCGGAGCTCCACGAGCTGGACTGAGTAG
- the FAM118B gene encoding protein FAM118B isoform X2 — MRDHTVTGEQGGRARNLRSLMFTLSLTPCSLNSWKVPDSSRRKTGETLLILNWMASTVSLGKETLLEDGIPPAKKPRKLLPSLKTKKPQELVLVIGTGISAAVAPQVPALKSWKGLIQALLDAAIDFDLLEDEESKRFQKCLHEDKNLVHLAHDLIQKLSPRTSNVRSTFFKDCLYEVFDDLESKMEDSGKQLLQSVLHLMENGALVLTTNFDNLLELYAAHQGKHLESLDLTDEKKVLEWAQEKRKLSVLHIHGVYTNPSGIVLHPAGYQNVLRNTEVMALFLEAVKHKSDLEHFMLVRRGDVDEFKKLRENMLDKGIKVISYGDEYTDLPEYLERLTSEIATRGRAGVPKEGQHLNGSAAARPEIKGCST, encoded by the exons ATGAGAGACCACACTGTGACAGGAGAACAGGGCGGCCGAGCCAGAAACCTGCGGAGTTTGATGTTTACGCTCTCTCTGACTCCTTGTAGTCTAAATAGCTGGAAAGTTCCCGACAGCTCGAGGAGGAAGACGGGAGAGACGCTTCTTATCTT AAACTGGATGGCTTCTACCGTGAGCCTGGGTAAAGAAACATTGTTGGAAGATGGAATACCACCTGCAAAAAAGCCCAG GAAGCTGTTGCCAAGCCTCAAAACCAAGAAGCCTCAGGAACTTGTTCTGGTGATCGGGACAGGAATCAGCGCAGCAGTTGCTCCCCAGGTCCCAGCGCTGAAGTCGTGGAAGGGGTTAATCCAGGCCCTCCTGGATGCTGCTATTGACTTTGATCTCCTGGAAGATGAAGAGAGCAAACGGTTTCAAAAGTGTCTTCATGAAGACAAGAACTTGGTTCACCTTGCCCACGACCTTATCCAGAAGCTGTCTCCG CGCACAAGCAACGTTCGCTCAAcatttttcaaagactgtttaTACGAGGTGTTTGATGACCTGGAATCTAAAATGGAAGATTCTGGGAAGCAGCTGCTTCAGTCTGTGCTTCACTTAATGGAAAACGGGGCACTTGTGTTAACCACAAACTTTGATAACCTGCTGGAACTGTACGCAGCACACCAGGGGAAGCATCTGGAGTCTCTCGACCTGACTGATGAAAAGAAG GTGCTGGAGTGGGCGCAAGAGAAGAGGAAGCTTAGTGTCCTGCACATCCACGGCGTTTACACCAACCCCAGCGGCATAGTGCTCCACCCGGCCGGCTACCAGAACGTGCTGCGCAACACGGAGGTCATG GCCCTGTTTTTAGAGGCTGTGAAGCACAAGTCAGACCTGGAGCACTTCATGCTTGTACGGAGGGGAGACGTGGACGAGTTCAAGAAGCTCCGTGAGAACATGCTGGACAAAGGGATTAAAGTGATTTCCTACGGAGACGAATACACAGACTTGCCCGAGTACCTTGAGAGGCTGACAAGCGAGATCGCCACGCGGGGCCGAGCAG GTGTGCCTAAGGAGGGACAACACCTCAACGGctccgccgctgcccgccccgagATAAAAG GATGCAGCACTTGA
- the FAM118B gene encoding protein FAM118B isoform X3, which translates to MASTVSLGKETLLEDGIPPAKKPRKLLPSLKTKKPQELVLVIGTGISAAVAPQVPALKSWKGLIQALLDAAIDFDLLEDEESKRFQKCLHEDKNLVHLAHDLIQKLSPRTSNVRSTFFKDCLYEVFDDLESKMEDSGKQLLQSVLHLMENGALVLTTNFDNLLELYAAHQGKHLESLDLTDEKKVLEWAQEKRKLSVLHIHGVYTNPSGIVLHPAGYQNVLRNTEVMREIQKLYENKSFLFLGCGWTVDDTTFQALFLEAVKHKSDLEHFMLVRRGDVDEFKKLRENMLDKGIKVISYGDEYTDLPEYLERLTSEIATRGRAGVPKEGQHLNGSAAARPEIKGCST; encoded by the exons ATGGCTTCTACCGTGAGCCTGGGTAAAGAAACATTGTTGGAAGATGGAATACCACCTGCAAAAAAGCCCAG GAAGCTGTTGCCAAGCCTCAAAACCAAGAAGCCTCAGGAACTTGTTCTGGTGATCGGGACAGGAATCAGCGCAGCAGTTGCTCCCCAGGTCCCAGCGCTGAAGTCGTGGAAGGGGTTAATCCAGGCCCTCCTGGATGCTGCTATTGACTTTGATCTCCTGGAAGATGAAGAGAGCAAACGGTTTCAAAAGTGTCTTCATGAAGACAAGAACTTGGTTCACCTTGCCCACGACCTTATCCAGAAGCTGTCTCCG CGCACAAGCAACGTTCGCTCAAcatttttcaaagactgtttaTACGAGGTGTTTGATGACCTGGAATCTAAAATGGAAGATTCTGGGAAGCAGCTGCTTCAGTCTGTGCTTCACTTAATGGAAAACGGGGCACTTGTGTTAACCACAAACTTTGATAACCTGCTGGAACTGTACGCAGCACACCAGGGGAAGCATCTGGAGTCTCTCGACCTGACTGATGAAAAGAAG GTGCTGGAGTGGGCGCAAGAGAAGAGGAAGCTTAGTGTCCTGCACATCCACGGCGTTTACACCAACCCCAGCGGCATAGTGCTCCACCCGGCCGGCTACCAGAACGTGCTGCGCAACACGGAGGTCATG cGAGAGATTCAGAAGCTGTATGAAAATAAGTCATTCCTGTTCTTGGGCTGTGGTTGGACTGTTGATGACACCACGTTTCAGGCCCTGTTTTTAGAGGCTGTGAAGCACAAGTCAGACCTGGAGCACTTCATGCTTGTACGGAGGGGAGACGTGGACGAGTTCAAGAAGCTCCGTGAGAACATGCTGGACAAAGGGATTAAAGTGATTTCCTACGGAGACGAATACACAGACTTGCCCGAGTACCTTGAGAGGCTGACAAGCGAGATCGCCACGCGGGGCCGAGCAG GTGTGCCTAAGGAGGGACAACACCTCAACGGctccgccgctgcccgccccgagATAAAAG GATGCAGCACTTGA
- the SRPRA gene encoding signal recognition particle receptor subunit alpha, with amino-acid sequence MLDFFTIFSKGGLVLWCFQGVRGPAAAATAPVNALIRSVLLQERGGNNSFTHEALTLKYKLDNQFELVFVVGFQKILTLTYVDKLIDDVHKEFRDKYRNEFQQKGTLGLLNGTFDFKDDFMRLLRDAEESSKVRAPTVMKTFEQSLKSQKTVKCMIETRGEKPKEKVKNKKNKGSKKEGTEAVAAPGKASAGDKQLSTAGDREELTKDEILQKNREEFFKRHMKAGEKSSKSPKPEAQKEKGKKPRVWDLGNSNAKVLDYSNSATNGSAEACPVEEFDPDTALGDRNREPGRLYDLEYESDDEAEEEKVIQNPSKPSAKKGGLGGMFGMLKGLVGSKSLTREDMDPVLEKMKDHLIAKNVAAEIAVQLCESVAKKLEGKVMGTFTTVTSTVKQALQEALVQILQPQRRVDVLRDVMDAQRHHRPYVVTFCGVNGVGKSTNLAKISFWLIENGFSVLIAACDTFRAGAVEQLRTHTRRLNTLHPPESHGGRTMVQLYEKGYGKDAAGIAMEAISYARNQGFDVVLVDTAGRMQDNAPLMTALAKLIAVNAPDLVLFVGEALVGNEAVDQLVKFNKALADHSMAQTPRLIDGIVLTKFDTIDDKVGAAISMTYITSKPIVFVGTGQTYCDLRSLNAKAVVAALMKA; translated from the exons atgctCGACTTCTTCACCATCTTCAGCAAGGGCGGCCTCGTCCTCTGGTGCTTCCAGGGCGTCCgtgggcccgccgccgccgccaccgctcCCGTCAACGCCCTCATCCGCTCCGTCCTCCTCCAG GAGCGAGGCGGCAACAACTCCTTCACCCATGAAGCCCTCACGCTCAAGTACAAACTGGACAACCAGTTTGAGCTGGTGTTTGTG GTGGGGTTTCAGAAGATCCTGACTCTAACCTACGTCGACAAGTTGATAGACGACGTTCACAAGGAGTTCAGAGATAAATATCGCAACGAGTTCCAGCAGAAAGGCACCCTGGGCCTCCTAAATGGCACCTTTGATTTTAAAGATGACTTCATGCGCCTTCTCCG GGATGCAGAGGAGAGCAGTAAAGTCCGAGCTCCCACGGTAATGAAGACGTTTGAGCAGTCTCTCAAGTCCCAGAAGACTGTCAAGTGTATGATAGAAACCCGAGGGGAGAAACCAAAGGAGAAAGTCAAGAACAAGAAGAACAAAGGTTCTAAAAAAGAGG GAACTGAAGCTGTCGCGGCGCCTGGTAAAGCATCTGCGGGTGACAAGCAGCTCTCCACGGCCGGTGACAGGGAGGAACTGACCAAGGATGAAATCCTGCAAAAGAACCGGGAGGAATTCTTCAAGAGACACATGAAAGCAGGGGAGAAGTCCAG caaatctCCAAAGCCCGAGGCacagaaggagaagggaaagaagccCCGAGTGTGGGACCTGGGGAACTCTAATGCCAAAGTACTCGATTACAGTAACTCCGCTACCAACGGAAGCGCGGAGGCTTGTCCTGTGGAGGAATTTGACCCTGATACA GCCCTGGGGGATCGAAATCGGGAGCCCGGCCGCCTCTACGACCTTGAGTATGAGAGCGATGATGAAGCTGAAGAGGAGAAGGTTATTCAGAACCCTTCAAAACCCAG CGCGAAGAAGGGTGGCCTGGGGGGCATGTTTGGCATGCTGAAAGGCCTGGTGGGCTCCAAGAGCTTGACAAGAGAGGACATGGACCCCGTCCTGGAGAAGATGAAGGATCACTTGATTG CAAAAAACGTGGCAGCTGAGATTGCGGTCCAGCTCTGTGAGTCGGTGGCTAAGAAACTGGAAGGGAAGGTGATGGGCACGTTCACCA CGGTGACCTCGACAGTGAAGCAGGCCCTGCAGGAAGCCCTGGTGcagatcctgcagccccagcGCCGCGTGGACGTCCTCCGCGACGTCATGGATGCCCAGCGCCATCACCGACCCTACGTGGTCACTTTCTGTGGTGTCAACGGTGTTGGGAAGTCCACGAACCTGGCCAAG ATCTCGTTCTGGCTCATCGAGAACGGTTTCAGCGTCCTCATCGCCGCCTGTGACACGTTCCGCGCGGGAGCAGTGGAGCAGCTCCGCACTCACACCCGTCGCCTCAACACCCTGCACCCTCCGGAGAGCCACGGCGGGCGGACGATGGTGCAGCTCTACGAGAAGGGCTACGGCAAGGACGCCGCGGGGATCGCGATGGAGGCCATCTCCTACG CTCGGAACCAGGGCTTTGATGTGGTCCTGGTGGACACAGCGGGCCGCATGCAGGACAACGCTCCCTTGATGACAGCGTTGGCCAAACTCATCGCTGTCAACGCTCCCGACCTGGTCCTGTTCGTTGGGGAAGCGCTGGTGGGAAATGAAGCTGTGGATCAGCTG GTCAAGTTCAACAAGGCCCTGGCTGATCACTCCATGGCGCAGACACCGCGGCTCATCGACGGGATTGTCCTCACCAAGTTCGATACCATCGACGACAAG GTGGGCGCCGCCATCTCCATGACCTACATCACGAGCAAACCCATCGTTTTCGTTGGTACCGGACAAACTTACTGTGATCTGCGAAGCCTTAACGCCAAGGCCGTGGTCGCAGCGCTCATGAAGGCCTAA
- the FAM118B gene encoding protein FAM118B isoform X1, with translation MRDHTVTGEQGGRARNLRSLMFTLSLTPCSLNSWKVPDSSRRKTGETLLILNWMASTVSLGKETLLEDGIPPAKKPRKLLPSLKTKKPQELVLVIGTGISAAVAPQVPALKSWKGLIQALLDAAIDFDLLEDEESKRFQKCLHEDKNLVHLAHDLIQKLSPRTSNVRSTFFKDCLYEVFDDLESKMEDSGKQLLQSVLHLMENGALVLTTNFDNLLELYAAHQGKHLESLDLTDEKKVLEWAQEKRKLSVLHIHGVYTNPSGIVLHPAGYQNVLRNTEVMREIQKLYENKSFLFLGCGWTVDDTTFQALFLEAVKHKSDLEHFMLVRRGDVDEFKKLRENMLDKGIKVISYGDEYTDLPEYLERLTSEIATRGRAGVPKEGQHLNGSAAARPEIKGCST, from the exons ATGAGAGACCACACTGTGACAGGAGAACAGGGCGGCCGAGCCAGAAACCTGCGGAGTTTGATGTTTACGCTCTCTCTGACTCCTTGTAGTCTAAATAGCTGGAAAGTTCCCGACAGCTCGAGGAGGAAGACGGGAGAGACGCTTCTTATCTT AAACTGGATGGCTTCTACCGTGAGCCTGGGTAAAGAAACATTGTTGGAAGATGGAATACCACCTGCAAAAAAGCCCAG GAAGCTGTTGCCAAGCCTCAAAACCAAGAAGCCTCAGGAACTTGTTCTGGTGATCGGGACAGGAATCAGCGCAGCAGTTGCTCCCCAGGTCCCAGCGCTGAAGTCGTGGAAGGGGTTAATCCAGGCCCTCCTGGATGCTGCTATTGACTTTGATCTCCTGGAAGATGAAGAGAGCAAACGGTTTCAAAAGTGTCTTCATGAAGACAAGAACTTGGTTCACCTTGCCCACGACCTTATCCAGAAGCTGTCTCCG CGCACAAGCAACGTTCGCTCAAcatttttcaaagactgtttaTACGAGGTGTTTGATGACCTGGAATCTAAAATGGAAGATTCTGGGAAGCAGCTGCTTCAGTCTGTGCTTCACTTAATGGAAAACGGGGCACTTGTGTTAACCACAAACTTTGATAACCTGCTGGAACTGTACGCAGCACACCAGGGGAAGCATCTGGAGTCTCTCGACCTGACTGATGAAAAGAAG GTGCTGGAGTGGGCGCAAGAGAAGAGGAAGCTTAGTGTCCTGCACATCCACGGCGTTTACACCAACCCCAGCGGCATAGTGCTCCACCCGGCCGGCTACCAGAACGTGCTGCGCAACACGGAGGTCATG cGAGAGATTCAGAAGCTGTATGAAAATAAGTCATTCCTGTTCTTGGGCTGTGGTTGGACTGTTGATGACACCACGTTTCAGGCCCTGTTTTTAGAGGCTGTGAAGCACAAGTCAGACCTGGAGCACTTCATGCTTGTACGGAGGGGAGACGTGGACGAGTTCAAGAAGCTCCGTGAGAACATGCTGGACAAAGGGATTAAAGTGATTTCCTACGGAGACGAATACACAGACTTGCCCGAGTACCTTGAGAGGCTGACAAGCGAGATCGCCACGCGGGGCCGAGCAG GTGTGCCTAAGGAGGGACAACACCTCAACGGctccgccgctgcccgccccgagATAAAAG GATGCAGCACTTGA
- the FOXRED1 gene encoding FAD-dependent oxidoreductase domain-containing protein 1 yields the protein MGQTLKEQLPTLGSIGGGWTPPGTPPGPRPPEEADVVVVGGGVVGWSVAYWLKALEGRRHGMKVLVVERDPTYSRASTVLSVGGIRQQFSLPENIRMSRFSASFLRNINEHLGVPNEPPIDIQFQPSGYLFLASPQAAARLEATVQLQREEGAQVALLSPTQLKAKFPWIDTEDVAVASYGLEDEGWFDPWTLLTAFRRKAISLGVHSCSGEVRGFIISDEHRVPLRGPASATARIKHVHIHMPDSLEYQPVTCAIVINAAGAWAGQLLEAAGLPGQLCQPPLPIQPRKRYVYSWHCPDGPGFSCPFLIDTTGAYFRRDGIAGNYLGGMSPPEEEEPDPGDLSVDDDFFQEQVWPRLARRVPAFESLRPRGAWAGYYDYNTFDRNGVLGPHPKLENLFLAAGFSGHGLQHAPAAGRALAELVVKGQYKSLDLQRLGCRRLVEGEPLEEDGVV from the exons ATGGGTCAGACTCTGAAGGAGCAGCTGCCGACCTTGGGGAGCATCGGGGGGGGCTGGACCCCTCCTGGGACCCCCCCGGGTCCACGCCCCCCCGAAGAAGCCGacgtggtggtggtggggggcgGCGTGGTGGGCTGGTCCGTGGCGTATTGGCTGAAGGCGCTGGAGGGCCGCCGGCACGGCATGAAGGTGCTGGTGGTGGAGCGGGACCCCACG TATTCCCGAGCCTCCACGGTGCTGTCGGTGGGGGGGATCCGGCAGCAGTTTTCCCTCCCGGAAAATATCCGGATGTCCCGCTTTTCCGCCAGCTTCCTCCGCAACATCAAC GAGCACCTTGGGGTGCCGAATGAGCCCCCCATCGACATCCAGTTCCAGCCCTCGGGGTACCTCTTCCTCGCCTCCCCGCAGGCCGCCGCCAGGCTGGAGGCCACCGTCCAGCTCCAgag GGAGGAAGGGGCACAGGTGGCCCTGCTGTCCCCCACACAGCTGAAGGCAAAATTCCCCTGGATAGACACGGAGGATGTGGCTGTGGCATCCTACG GTCTGGAAGACGAAGGCTGGTTCGACCCCTGGACCCTCCTCACCGCATTCCGCCGCAAAGCCATATCCCTGGGGGTCCACAGCTGCTCCGGGGAGGTGCGAG GTTTCATCATCTCAGATGAACACAGGGTGCCACTGCGGGGACCAGCATCGGCGACCGCACGCATCAAACACGTCCAC ATCCACATGCCGGACAGCCTGGAGTATCAGCCGGTCACCTGCGCCATCGTCATCAACGCCGCCGGCGCCTGGGCCGGGCAACTGCTGGAGGCAGCCGGGTTGCCGGGGCAGCTGTGCCAGCCCCCCCTGCCCATCCAGCCCAgaaaaag GTACGTGTACTCCTGGCACTGCCCCGACGGCCCCGgcttctcctgccccttcctcaTCGACACCACCGGGGCTTATTTTCGCCGCGACGGCATCGCTGGCAACTACCTGGGCGGCATGAGCCCACCCGAG gaggaagagccagatcCGGGCGACCTCTCGGTGGATGATGATTTTTTCCAGGAGCAGGTCTGGCCTCGACTGGCTCGGCGAGTACCGGCCTTTGAATCCCTCCGTCCCCGGGGGGCTTGGGCGGGCTACTACGACTATAACACCTTCGACCGTAACGGGGTGCTGGGTCCTCACCCCAAATTAGAAAATCTATTTTTAGCCGCTGGTTTTAGCGGCCACGGGTTACAACACGCGCCCGCCGCCGGCAGAGCCCTGGCCGAGCTGGTGGTGAAGGGACAGTACAAGAGCCTGGACCTGCAGCGGTTGGGGTGCAGGAGGTTGGTGGAGGGGGAACCGCTGGAGGAGGATGGGGTGGTCTGA
- the TIRAP gene encoding toll/interleukin-1 receptor domain-containing adapter protein isoform X1, giving the protein MLSLLWCLTPASQDPFPAAGNEGLSCPSALGLARCRCWRTEKESFHTGDQRLSSALPAMAGWFRRLLHKPKHSSAESSLNAGRSASSSPSSSSSSAMSSNSSSETSLARSVRLSPVSLSVINASGSARWAKSYDVCICHSEADLELVEELVSYLEGQPESFRCFLQLRDATPGSAVVTELCDAVQNSHCWVMLITPGFLRDPWCKYQMHQALAEAPMTNGRTIPVLKDVDRKDYPKELRNLYYIYMALKENSFRQIRDTIMRYLQELCRSSTSWTE; this is encoded by the exons ATGCTTTCCCTGCTCTGGTGTCTGACTCCTGCATCCCAG GATCCTTTCCCCGCCGCTGGGAATGAGGGTCTCTCCTGCCCATCGGCTCTCGGCCTCGCTCGCTGCAGGTGTTGGCGGACAGAAAAG GAGAGCTTTCACACTGGCGATCAGAGGCTGAGCAGCGCGCTGCCCGCTATGGCCG GCTGGTTTAGGCGGCTCCTACACAAGCCCAAGCACAGCTCGGCGGAGAGCAGCCTCAACGCTGGCCGCTCTGCTTCATCCTCgccttcatcttcctcatcctctgCCATGAGCTCCAACTCCTCTTCCGAGACGAGCCTGGCCAGGTCCGTTCGCCTGTCACCGGTCTCATTGTCGGTCATTAATGCCTCGGGCAGCGCCCGGTGGGCCAAGAGCTACGACGTCTGCATCTGCCACAGCGAGGCCGACCTGGAGCTGGTGGAGGAGCTGGTGTCCTACCTGGAGGGTCAACCCGAAAGCTTCCGTTGCTTCCTCCAACTGCGGGACGCGACGCCGGGAAGCGCGGTGGTGACGGAACTGTGCGACGCCGTGcagaacagccactgctgggTCATGCTCATCACCCCCGGCTTCCTCCGGGATCCTTGGTGCAAGTACCAGATGCATCAAGCATTGGCTGAAGCTCCCATGACCAACGGACGCACCATCCCGGTGTTGAAGGATGTGGATCGGAAGGATTATCCCAAGGAGCTGCGAAACCTCTACTACATCTACATGGCGCTGAAGGAGAACAGCTTCCGGCAGATCAGAGACACCATCATGCGCT acCTCCAGGAGCTGTGCCGGAGCTCCACGAGCTGGACTGAGTAG
- the TIRAP gene encoding toll/interleukin-1 receptor domain-containing adapter protein isoform X3: protein MAGWFRRLLHKPKHSSAESSLNAGRSASSSPSSSSSSAMSSNSSSETSLARSVRLSPVSLSVINASGSARWAKSYDVCICHSEADLELVEELVSYLEGQPESFRCFLQLRDATPGSAVVTELCDAVQNSHCWVMLITPGFLRDPWCKYQMHQALAEAPMTNGRTIPVLKDVDRKDYPKELRNLYYIYMALKENSFRQIRDTIMRYLQELCRSSTSWTE from the exons ATGGCCG GCTGGTTTAGGCGGCTCCTACACAAGCCCAAGCACAGCTCGGCGGAGAGCAGCCTCAACGCTGGCCGCTCTGCTTCATCCTCgccttcatcttcctcatcctctgCCATGAGCTCCAACTCCTCTTCCGAGACGAGCCTGGCCAGGTCCGTTCGCCTGTCACCGGTCTCATTGTCGGTCATTAATGCCTCGGGCAGCGCCCGGTGGGCCAAGAGCTACGACGTCTGCATCTGCCACAGCGAGGCCGACCTGGAGCTGGTGGAGGAGCTGGTGTCCTACCTGGAGGGTCAACCCGAAAGCTTCCGTTGCTTCCTCCAACTGCGGGACGCGACGCCGGGAAGCGCGGTGGTGACGGAACTGTGCGACGCCGTGcagaacagccactgctgggTCATGCTCATCACCCCCGGCTTCCTCCGGGATCCTTGGTGCAAGTACCAGATGCATCAAGCATTGGCTGAAGCTCCCATGACCAACGGACGCACCATCCCGGTGTTGAAGGATGTGGATCGGAAGGATTATCCCAAGGAGCTGCGAAACCTCTACTACATCTACATGGCGCTGAAGGAGAACAGCTTCCGGCAGATCAGAGACACCATCATGCGCT acCTCCAGGAGCTGTGCCGGAGCTCCACGAGCTGGACTGAGTAG